In the genome of Chelonia mydas isolate rCheMyd1 chromosome 26, rCheMyd1.pri.v2, whole genome shotgun sequence, one region contains:
- the LOC102944865 gene encoding neuropeptide Y receptor type 4-2, with protein MEELLKLTYLNVSERLSLPWEQGGPCGPSVGNSTVLVVAYSALLAVGLVGNLCLLCVVARHKEMRNVTSIFIANLACSDLLMSVVCLPVTVIYTLMDRWVLGAFLCKASPFAQCVSVTVSILSLAWIALERHQLIVHPTGWKPGATHAYLAVSVTWLVSGCVSLPFLAFSVLTDEPFRNLSLPFDAFAGHLVCVEKWPSDGHRLAYTTGLLFGQYCLPLLLILACYGRIFLRLRRRQDVLERPTHGPRAASHRRVSVLLACLVAAFAVCWLPLTVFNALYDWAPEAISGCYHDLLFSLCHLAAMASTCVNPVLYGFLNTNFQQELKALLHRCSCAGETDTYESVPLSTVSTEVSKASLRSGGVATDA; from the coding sequence ATGGAGGAGCTGCTGAAGCTCACGTACCTGAACGTCTCGGAGCGGCTgagcctgccctgggagcagggcgGGCCGTGCGGCCCCTCGGTGGGGAACAGCACCGTCCTGGTGGTGGCCTACAGCGCCCTGCTGGCCGTGGGGCTGGTGGGGAACCTGTGCCTGCTCTGCGTCGTCGCCCGGCACAAGGAGATGAGGAACGTCACCAGCATCTTCATTGCCAACCTGGCCTGCTCCGACCTGCTGATGAGCGTGGTGTGCCTGCCCGTCACCGTCATCTACACCCTCATGGACCGCTGGGTGCTGGGCGCGTTCCTGTGCAAGGCCAGCCCCTTCGCGCAGTGCGTCTCCGTCACCGTCTCCATCCTCTCGCTGGCCTGGATCGCCCTGGAGCGGCACCAGCTCATCGTCCACCCCACCGGCTGGAAGCCGGGGGCCACCCACGCCTACCTGGCCGTGAGCGTCACCTGGCTGGTGTCGGGCTGCGTCTCCCTGCCCTTCCTCGCCTTCAGCGTCCTGACGGACGAGCCCTTCCGCAACCTCAGCCTGCCCTTCGACGCCTTCGCCGGCCACCTGGTGTGCGTGGAGAAGTGGCCGTCGGACGGGCACCGCCTGGCCTACACCACGGGGCTGCTGTTCGGCCAGTActgcctgcccctgctgctcatCCTGGCCTGCTACGGCCGCATCTTCCTGCGGCTGCGTCGCCGGCAGGATGTCCTGGAGCGGCCCACGCACGGGCCccgcgccgccagccaccggcgGGTCAGCGTCCTGCTGGCCTGCCTCGTCGCCGCCTTCGCCGTGTGCTGGCTGCCCCTGACCGTCTTCAACGCCCTGTACGACTGGGCCCCCGAGGCCATCTCCGGCTGCTACCACGAcctgctcttctccctctgccATCTGGCGGCCATGGCCTCCACCTGCGTCAACCCCGTCCTCTACGGCTTCCTGAACACCAACTTCCAGCAGGAGCTCAAAGCCTTGCTCCACCGCTGCAGCTGCGCTGGGGAGACGGACACGTACGAGAGCGTCCCCCTGTCCACCGTCAGCACCGAGGTCTCCAAGGCCTCGCTGCGCAGCGGGGGGGTCGCCACCGACGCCTGA
- the PURB gene encoding transcriptional activator protein Pur-beta, with product MADGDSGSERGGGGFGGPRGPGPEQETQELASKRLDIQNKRFYLDVKQNAKGRFLKIAEVGAGGSKSRLTLSMAVAAEFRDYLGDFIEHYAQLGPSSPEPPAAGGPGEEAGPRRALKSEFLVRENRKYYLDLKENQRGRFLRIRQTVNRGPGPGFAAGPPGLQSGQTIALPAQGLIEFRDALAKLIDDYGGDEEEPGGPGGGGAGGLGAELPEGTSITVDSKRFFFDVGCNKYGVFLRVSEVKPSYRNAITVPCKAWAQFGGAFCRYAEEMRDIQERQRDKLYERRAGPAGPGSGSGAGDDSDGDDVDDD from the coding sequence ATGGCGGACGGGGACAGCGGCAGCGAGCGCGGCGGCGGCGGGTTCGGCGGCCCGCGCGGGCCGGGCCCCGAGCAGGAGACGCAGGAGCTGGCCTCCAAGCGGCTGGACATCCAGAACAAGCGCTTCTACCTGGACGTGAAGCAGAACGCCAAGGGCCGCTTCCTCAAGATCGCCGAGGTGGGCGCGGGCGGCTCCAAGAGCCGCCTCACGCTCTCCATGGCGGTGGCCGCCGAGTTCCGCGACTACCTGGGCGACTTCATCGAGCACTACGCGCAGCTGGGCCCCAGCAGCCCCGAGCCGCCGGCGGCGGGCGGGCCGGGCGAGGAGGCCGGGCCGCGCCGCGCGCTGAAGAGCGAGTTCCTGGTGCGCGAGAACCGCAAGTACTACCTGGACCTGAAGGAGAACCAGCGCGGCCGCTTCCTGCGCATCCGCCAGACCGTCAACCGCGGCCCGGGCCCGGGCTTCGCCGCCGGCCCGCCCGGCCTGCAGAGCGGCCAGACCATCGCGCTGCCGGCCCAGGGCCTCATCGAGTTCCGCGACGCGCTGGCCAAGCTCATCGACGACTACGGCGGCGACGAGGAGGAGCCGGGCGGcccgggcggcggcggcgcgggCGGGCTGGGCGCGGAGCTGCCCGAGGGCACGTCCATCACCGTGGACTCCAAGCGCTTCTTCTTCGACGTGGGCTGCAACAAGTACGGCGTCTTCCTGCGCGTGAGCGAGGTGAAGCCGTCCTACCGCAACGCCATCACCGTGCCCTGCAAGGCCTGGGCCCAGTTCGGCGGCGCCTTCTGCCGCTACGCCGAGGAGATGCGCGACATCCAGGAGCGCCAGCGGGACAAGCTCTACGAGCGCCGCGCCGGGCCGGCCGGGCCGGGCAGCGGCAGCGGGGCCGGCGACGACTCCGACGGGGACGACGTGGACGACGACTGA